One genomic segment of Nonomuraea coxensis DSM 45129 includes these proteins:
- a CDS encoding putative protein N(5)-glutamine methyltransferase, giving the protein MSSFLSSEEATPGLVAQLRAAGCVFAEDEAALILATARTPDEVAEMAGRRASGQPLEHVLGWAGFCGLRLAVEPGVFVPRPRTGFLIAQAVALAGEVPGTPVVLDLCCGTGAMGAALAAGLSRPVELHAADLDPAAVRCARRNLPGASVHQGDLYEPLPATLRGRVDLLIASPPYVPSASVGLLPPEARLYEPLTALDGGDDGLDVVRRVIAGAPAWLAPGGHLLVETSERQAEATARAAEDAGLTARVTGSDELDATAVIATAPPASS; this is encoded by the coding sequence ATGTCGAGCTTTTTGTCGTCCGAGGAAGCCACTCCCGGCCTGGTCGCGCAGCTCAGGGCGGCCGGGTGCGTGTTCGCCGAGGACGAGGCGGCGCTCATCCTCGCCACCGCCCGCACCCCTGACGAGGTCGCGGAGATGGCCGGGCGCCGCGCCTCCGGGCAGCCCCTGGAGCACGTGCTGGGCTGGGCCGGGTTCTGCGGGCTGCGGCTGGCCGTCGAGCCGGGCGTGTTCGTGCCGCGGCCCCGTACCGGGTTCCTCATCGCGCAGGCCGTCGCCCTGGCGGGGGAGGTTCCCGGCACGCCCGTCGTCCTCGACCTGTGCTGCGGCACGGGCGCGATGGGCGCCGCCCTCGCCGCCGGGCTGTCCAGGCCGGTCGAGCTGCACGCGGCCGACCTCGACCCCGCCGCCGTGCGCTGCGCCCGCCGCAACCTGCCCGGCGCCTCCGTCCACCAGGGCGACCTGTACGAGCCGCTGCCCGCGACACTGCGCGGCCGGGTGGACCTGCTGATCGCGAGCCCGCCGTACGTGCCGTCCGCCTCCGTCGGGCTGCTGCCCCCCGAGGCCCGCCTGTACGAGCCGCTGACCGCGCTCGACGGCGGCGACGACGGCCTCGACGTGGTCCGCCGCGTGATCGCCGGCGCGCCCGCCTGGCTCGCCCCCGGCGGCCACCTGCTGGTCGAGACCAGCGAACGCCAGGCCGAGGCCACCGCCCGCGCCGCCGAGGACGCCGGCCTGACCGCCCGCGTCACCGGCTCAGACGAGCTGGACGCCACCGCCGTCATCGCCACCGCCCCGCCGGCGTCCTCCTGA
- a CDS encoding CBS domain-containing protein, with protein MSVETLVAEQVMSRILVVVKPEESPLMAWELMRRANVHHLPVVSRGHLLGVLSREDLAAAWSGGPWEQSGRQVGALLTGERRPRVRPGTPLPRVAAVLADSGCDALPVVGEHGLVGLITASDVVAAVAGRRPRRNGTAGEVVTGMFHLEPVLPQES; from the coding sequence ATGAGCGTCGAGACCCTGGTCGCCGAGCAGGTCATGAGCCGAATTCTGGTCGTCGTCAAGCCCGAGGAGTCGCCGCTGATGGCGTGGGAGCTGATGCGCCGCGCCAACGTGCACCACCTGCCCGTCGTGTCCCGCGGGCACCTGCTCGGGGTGCTGAGCCGCGAGGATCTCGCGGCCGCGTGGTCCGGCGGGCCGTGGGAGCAGTCGGGACGCCAGGTGGGCGCGCTGCTGACCGGCGAGCGGCGGCCGCGGGTGCGGCCCGGCACGCCGCTGCCGAGGGTGGCGGCGGTCCTGGCCGACTCCGGTTGTGACGCGCTGCCGGTGGTCGGCGAGCACGGGCTGGTCGGGCTCATCACCGCCTCCGACGTGGTGGCCGCCGTGGCGGGCCGCCGGCCGCGCCGCAACGGCACGGCGGGCGAGGTGGTGACCGGCATGTTCCACCTCGAACCGGTGCTTCCGCAGGAGAGCTGA